In a single window of the Rhodoferax saidenbachensis genome:
- a CDS encoding DMT family transporter, whose protein sequence is MRAFLWMSGALLSFCLMAVGARELAGAISTFQILFSRSVIGLVVVTLVILQTRRTALFKTQRFSLHLGRNLFHFCGQYGWFVGIGLLPLAQVFALEFTTPLWTLIIACLFLKEALTLKKVVALVLGFVGVYLILNPGGEIVSPAALYVIAAAVFYSLSHVATKALSATDDPLTVLFYMCAIQLPIGLLMGAGSFVWPGPLQWVWLTLIGLTALSAHFCITHAMRSSEVSVVVTLDFLRLPLIAAVGVVLYGEAFNPMLVLGASLMLIGNLVNVVRPRAARQP, encoded by the coding sequence ATGCGGGCTTTTCTGTGGATGTCGGGTGCCTTGCTGTCGTTTTGCCTGATGGCGGTGGGGGCACGTGAACTGGCGGGCGCCATCAGCACGTTTCAGATCCTGTTTTCCCGCAGCGTGATTGGCCTGGTGGTGGTCACGCTGGTCATCCTGCAAACCCGCCGCACCGCACTTTTCAAGACCCAGCGGTTTTCCCTGCACCTGGGGCGGAATCTCTTCCACTTTTGCGGCCAGTACGGCTGGTTTGTCGGCATTGGCCTGCTGCCGCTGGCACAGGTCTTTGCGCTGGAGTTCACCACACCGCTGTGGACGTTGATCATTGCCTGCCTGTTCCTCAAAGAGGCGTTGACGCTCAAAAAAGTGGTCGCACTTGTGTTGGGGTTTGTGGGCGTCTACCTGATACTGAACCCGGGCGGGGAGATCGTGAGCCCGGCGGCGTTGTATGTCATCGCAGCGGCCGTTTTTTATTCCTTGTCGCACGTGGCCACCAAGGCACTGTCGGCGACCGATGATCCGCTCACGGTGCTGTTTTACATGTGTGCCATCCAGTTGCCCATCGGCTTGTTGATGGGCGCTGGCAGTTTTGTGTGGCCCGGTCCCCTGCAATGGGTCTGGCTGACGCTGATTGGCCTGACGGCGTTGAGTGCGCATTTCTGCATCACCCACGCCATGCGAAGCAGCGAAGTCAGCGTGGTGGTCACGCTGGACTTCCTGCGCCTGCCGCTGATTGCGGCTGTGGGGGTCGTGCTCTACGGTGAGGCGTTCAACCCCATGCTGGTGCTGGGGGCCTCGCTCATGCTGATCGGCAACCTGGTTAACGTGGTCCGGCCCCGGGCAGCTCGCCAGCCTTGA
- the ffh gene encoding signal recognition particle protein: MASALSDKLSRLVKDLRGQSRITETNVADMLREVRMALLEADVALPVVRDFIARVKEKALGQEVLGSLQPGQVLVSIVNKELAATMGEGVSDINLAAQPPAVILMAGLQGAGKTTTTGKLAKHLIEKRKKKVLTVSGDVYRPAAIEQLKTVTAQAGAEWFPSTPDQKPVDIGRAALDYAKKHFFDVLLVDTAGRLAIDEALMLEIKQLHAALNPVETLFVVDAMQGQDAVNTAKAFKEALPLTGIILTKTDGDSRGGAALSVRQVTGAPIKFAGTSEKLDGLEVFDAERHAGRILGMGDILALVEQVTAGVNIEAAQKLAAKVKSGAGFDLNDFLAQIQQMKQMGGLSSLMDKLPAEMAAKAGQVDMDKAEKDIKRKEGIIHSMTPLERRKPDLIKATRKRRIAAGAGVQVQDVNRMLKEFEQMQTMMKKMSGGGMMKMMKRMGGMKGMPKMPF, from the coding sequence ATGGCCTCCGCTCTTTCCGACAAACTCTCACGCCTCGTCAAGGATTTGCGGGGACAGTCCCGCATCACCGAAACCAACGTGGCCGATATGCTGCGCGAAGTGCGCATGGCCCTACTGGAAGCCGACGTGGCGCTGCCCGTGGTGCGTGACTTCATTGCCCGCGTGAAAGAAAAAGCGCTGGGCCAGGAAGTGCTGGGTTCGCTGCAGCCGGGGCAGGTGCTGGTGAGCATCGTCAACAAGGAACTTGCTGCCACCATGGGCGAGGGGGTGAGCGACATCAACCTCGCGGCACAACCCCCGGCCGTCATCCTGATGGCGGGTTTGCAAGGCGCGGGTAAAACCACGACCACCGGCAAACTGGCCAAACACCTGATTGAGAAGCGCAAGAAAAAAGTGCTTACCGTGTCGGGTGACGTGTACCGCCCCGCGGCCATCGAGCAGCTCAAGACGGTGACGGCCCAGGCCGGTGCCGAGTGGTTCCCGTCCACGCCCGACCAAAAACCGGTCGACATTGGTCGCGCCGCGCTGGATTACGCCAAGAAACATTTCTTTGACGTGTTGCTGGTCGATACCGCAGGCCGTCTGGCGATTGACGAGGCGCTGATGCTGGAAATCAAGCAACTGCACGCCGCGCTGAATCCTGTGGAGACCCTGTTTGTGGTCGATGCCATGCAGGGCCAGGATGCGGTGAACACGGCCAAAGCCTTCAAGGAAGCGCTGCCACTGACCGGCATCATCCTGACCAAGACCGATGGCGACTCGCGCGGTGGCGCGGCCCTGTCCGTGCGCCAGGTGACTGGCGCGCCGATCAAGTTTGCCGGTACCAGCGAAAAGCTCGACGGCCTGGAGGTGTTCGACGCCGAACGCCACGCCGGGCGCATTCTGGGCATGGGCGACATTCTGGCGCTGGTGGAGCAGGTCACGGCCGGCGTCAATATAGAAGCGGCGCAAAAACTCGCGGCCAAGGTCAAGAGCGGTGCAGGGTTTGACCTCAACGACTTCCTGGCCCAGATTCAGCAGATGAAACAAATGGGGGGCCTCTCCAGCCTCATGGACAAGCTGCCTGCCGAGATGGCGGCCAAGGCTGGTCAGGTCGATATGGATAAGGCCGAGAAAGACATCAAACGCAAGGAAGGCATCATCCACAGCATGACGCCGCTGGAGCGACGCAAGCCAGATTTGATCAAGGCGACCCGCAAGCGCCGCATCGCCGCCGGTGCCGGCGTGCAGGTGCAGGACGTCAACCGCATGCTCAAGGAATTCGAGCAGATGCAGACCATGATGAAGAAGATGAGTGGCGGCGGCATGATGAAGATGATGAAACGCATGGGAGGCATGAAGGGCATGCCCAAGATGCCGTTCTAA
- the ltrA gene encoding group II intron reverse transcriptase/maturase, whose translation MEHIGNDAASPDESSEWHSIDWKAVMQFVGKAQMRIAQAETEKDFRRVARLTRSLIRSWQARALAVRKVTENQGKRTSGIDCVLLDTPTKKWNAISCLVSRGYRAKPLRRVWIPKPNGKERPLGIPTMKDRAMQALFLLALEPAVECASDPNSYGFRKGRSTHDARSQLFVSLSQKASASWVLDADISGFFDNINHDWLLNHVHMDKVTLRKWLKSGVIDAGQLQRTDEGTPQGGIISPTLANITLNGLETGLMRFLRGKLKAKGVAAGKVNLVRYADDFVVTGSSKELLETVVRPWIVEFLRERGLTLSEEKTRIVHIDQGFDFLGWNFRKYGGKLLIKPNQKNVKAFYGKVKEIIATSVSVPTETLIKRLSPIFKGWAQYHRGTVAKQTFNKIDSLIYWRLMRWGLRRHPRKTSGWVYEHYWKQCGSRKQFAGLQDDPFGGVERIPLPLYRLSDMKIVRHTKVKGDYNPFHPDWVAYGEKLRVQRMGETIWSAQRASLWFDQGGKCALCEQNIDMADENMDDHHIVYRQLGGSDALSNRVLLHPICHRRVHALGLKVIKPVPSTGDFNLAKQSKVVQPDDAV comes from the coding sequence ATGGAACACATCGGCAACGATGCTGCGTCTCCGGACGAATCAAGTGAATGGCACTCCATCGATTGGAAGGCCGTCATGCAGTTCGTAGGAAAGGCGCAGATGCGCATTGCGCAGGCAGAAACGGAGAAGGATTTCCGACGGGTCGCAAGACTCACACGGAGCCTGATCCGATCCTGGCAAGCAAGGGCACTTGCTGTCAGGAAAGTAACGGAAAACCAAGGGAAGCGAACGAGTGGCATCGATTGCGTCCTATTGGATACGCCAACGAAGAAATGGAATGCGATAAGTTGTCTTGTCAGTAGAGGATACCGAGCGAAACCCTTGCGGCGAGTTTGGATTCCGAAACCAAATGGAAAGGAAAGGCCATTGGGCATACCGACCATGAAGGACCGCGCGATGCAAGCGCTTTTTCTGCTTGCACTGGAACCTGCTGTGGAATGTGCGTCCGACCCGAATAGCTACGGCTTTAGGAAGGGGCGATCAACACATGACGCACGGAGCCAGTTGTTCGTATCTCTATCCCAGAAGGCCTCGGCCTCTTGGGTGCTGGATGCGGATATCTCTGGGTTCTTTGACAACATCAACCATGACTGGCTGCTGAACCACGTCCACATGGACAAGGTGACGTTGCGAAAGTGGCTGAAATCTGGAGTGATTGACGCGGGTCAACTCCAGCGCACGGATGAAGGCACGCCGCAGGGCGGCATCATCTCGCCGACGTTAGCGAACATCACGCTCAACGGTCTCGAAACTGGTTTGATGCGATTCCTCCGGGGAAAGTTGAAAGCCAAAGGGGTCGCAGCGGGTAAGGTGAACTTGGTCAGGTATGCAGATGACTTCGTGGTGACGGGCAGCTCGAAAGAGTTGCTTGAAACTGTGGTTCGACCTTGGATTGTGGAATTCCTGCGCGAGCGGGGACTGACGCTGTCCGAGGAAAAGACGCGCATCGTGCATATCGATCAGGGATTTGATTTTCTAGGGTGGAACTTCCGTAAATACGGGGGCAAGCTGCTCATCAAGCCGAACCAGAAAAACGTGAAAGCGTTCTACGGCAAGGTGAAGGAAATCATCGCCACTTCGGTGTCGGTTCCAACAGAAACGCTGATAAAGCGCCTGAGCCCAATCTTCAAAGGTTGGGCTCAGTACCACAGGGGAACGGTTGCAAAGCAAACCTTCAACAAAATTGATTCTCTGATTTATTGGAGGTTGATGCGTTGGGGTCTGCGAAGGCACCCCCGCAAGACTTCGGGCTGGGTGTACGAGCACTACTGGAAACAGTGTGGTTCACGCAAACAGTTCGCAGGATTGCAAGATGACCCGTTCGGGGGTGTGGAGAGGATACCGCTACCGCTGTATCGCCTCTCGGATATGAAAATTGTCCGACACACCAAGGTCAAGGGGGATTACAACCCCTTTCACCCGGATTGGGTTGCCTATGGCGAGAAACTGCGTGTGCAACGGATGGGTGAAACCATCTGGAGCGCGCAAAGGGCCTCGCTGTGGTTCGACCAAGGTGGTAAGTGCGCTCTCTGTGAGCAAAACATAGACATGGCTGATGAAAACATGGACGACCACCATATCGTCTATCGGCAGCTAGGCGGGAGTGATGCTCTCTCCAATCGGGTGCTGTTACATCCGATCTGTCACAGGCGTGTCCACGCCCTAGGTTTGAAGGTTATCAAGCCGGTCCCCAGTACGGGGGACTTTAATCTGGCGAAGCAGTCGAAGGTTGTGCAACCTGATGACGCTGTGTAG
- a CDS encoding cytochrome C assembly family protein — protein sequence MESLPSILASAPPVQLILSVLAAIAYAWPALRAQHLSMRTAKAWVGVAWLLHGTVLVWSLWGASARFGFAPALSMTTWLVAAVYGVESQFFPQLPTRWALSAIGAAAVMLAFIFPGNAMPNTASVWLPMHLAFGVACYGLFGTAVVHAWFMTRAEKHIRHAEDPHSGLPLLTLERLTYRFVAGGFVLLSLTLALGFGYGDVLYGLDHAWHWDHKTVFSVLAWLTFATLLVGRAGFGWRGKRAVGVLYTGSAFLLLAYVGSRFVMEIVLGRTL from the coding sequence ATGGAATCCCTACCCTCCATTTTAGCCAGTGCGCCCCCTGTTCAGCTGATCCTGTCGGTTTTGGCCGCCATTGCCTATGCCTGGCCGGCGCTACGGGCCCAGCACTTGAGCATGCGCACCGCCAAGGCCTGGGTGGGCGTAGCGTGGCTGTTACACGGAACGGTGCTGGTCTGGAGCCTGTGGGGCGCGTCAGCCCGTTTTGGTTTTGCGCCCGCCCTGTCCATGACCACTTGGCTGGTAGCGGCGGTGTACGGGGTGGAGAGCCAGTTCTTCCCGCAACTGCCCACCCGCTGGGCGCTGAGCGCCATTGGCGCGGCCGCGGTGATGCTGGCTTTCATATTCCCGGGCAATGCCATGCCCAACACCGCCTCCGTCTGGTTGCCGATGCATCTGGCTTTTGGCGTAGCCTGTTACGGCCTGTTTGGTACGGCAGTGGTGCACGCCTGGTTCATGACCCGGGCCGAAAAACACATTCGCCACGCCGAAGACCCGCACAGTGGCCTTCCCTTGCTGACATTGGAGCGCCTGACTTACCGATTCGTAGCGGGCGGTTTCGTCTTGCTAAGCCTGACGCTGGCGCTCGGCTTTGGTTATGGCGATGTGTTGTACGGCCTTGACCACGCATGGCACTGGGACCACAAGACCGTCTTCTCGGTGCTGGCCTGGCTGACCTTCGCCACGCTACTGGTAGGTCGCGCGGGCTTTGGCTGGCGCGGCAAGCGGGCTGTGGGTGTCCTCTATACCGGATCGGCCTTCCTGCTGCTGGCCTATGTAGGCTCGCGCTTTGTGATGGAGATTGTCTTGGGGCGCACGTTGTGA
- a CDS encoding PP0621 family protein, with product MKYLLVFAVVFLVAWRWRSARTGQQLKKAQKKAAAQTAPMDMLACGQCGLHIPAQDAFAGTRGSYCSAAHLKIAEH from the coding sequence GTGAAATACCTGTTGGTTTTTGCGGTGGTCTTTCTGGTCGCCTGGCGCTGGCGCAGCGCGCGCACGGGGCAACAGTTGAAAAAGGCGCAAAAGAAAGCCGCCGCCCAAACCGCTCCCATGGATATGCTGGCTTGCGGCCAATGCGGATTGCATATCCCCGCCCAGGATGCTTTTGCCGGCACGCGTGGTAGCTACTGCAGCGCGGCCCATCTGAAAATAGCGGAGCACTGA
- a CDS encoding ATP-binding protein: protein MREDAPAHSWFGPTLLDTSPDPTEDPRELTRLWRGFMTARLTLGLVLVMLQLALYITGTAHNQWLIAVSAAYFAGTVATRLLTSPKPLGSAFNRNWLMLVGLDVLTFASLQWMQGSNLNYTPLFALPILLAAVLGSLRMALGTAASVTMLLLGGTLWTYLGSPMDATPYFVQAALSGVGYFAIALLANQLSARLADEGQRARRSQVAARIQRQVNELVIESLPDGVLIVDTAGSVRAANPAARQLLGSRRAQQSTGFGLRDEPGWRPLLDLTRMSVGTGHNQEADVSIRHEGHGPRRLRARTRLAAPQGTDGESLCVLFLQDLRELEARMRTEKLASMGRMSTAVAHEIRNPLAAIAQANALLDEDLSDPRLKRLTGMVSQNAKRLEKIVEDILNVSRVQPLEDIHAAPLVHINESVHRICHDWAMQNNAQQQLATQLPDTESAVPFDADHLRRVLINLLDNARRYASSQPDAIQVGVRTTESQQARLTIWSDGAPMDRSVERHLFEPFFSSESRSSGLGLYICRELCESHGATILYQRNVRPTRGQVVEGNEFVIGFANTPSNDTQPANLNTTPWQTTLY from the coding sequence ATGCGGGAGGACGCGCCCGCGCACTCCTGGTTTGGCCCCACCCTGCTGGACACCTCACCAGACCCAACCGAAGACCCCCGCGAATTAACACGCCTGTGGCGCGGCTTCATGACGGCCCGCCTCACGCTGGGCCTGGTCTTGGTGATGCTGCAGCTGGCGCTCTACATCACGGGGACGGCCCACAACCAATGGCTGATCGCTGTCAGTGCGGCTTATTTTGCCGGCACGGTAGCCACCCGCTTACTGACCAGTCCCAAGCCGCTGGGCAGTGCATTCAACCGCAACTGGCTGATGCTGGTAGGGCTGGACGTTTTGACCTTTGCTTCACTGCAGTGGATGCAGGGCAGTAACCTCAATTACACGCCGCTGTTTGCCTTGCCCATTTTGCTGGCGGCCGTGCTGGGTTCGCTGCGCATGGCACTGGGCACCGCCGCCAGCGTCACGATGCTGCTGCTGGGCGGCACTTTGTGGACGTATCTGGGCAGCCCGATGGACGCCACACCGTATTTTGTTCAGGCAGCGCTCAGCGGCGTAGGTTACTTTGCCATCGCCCTGCTGGCCAACCAGTTGTCTGCCCGATTGGCCGATGAGGGACAGCGCGCGCGACGCAGCCAGGTGGCGGCACGCATCCAGCGACAGGTCAATGAGTTGGTGATTGAGTCCCTGCCCGATGGCGTGCTGATTGTGGACACCGCCGGGAGCGTGCGGGCGGCCAACCCGGCGGCCCGCCAGTTACTGGGATCACGGCGGGCCCAGCAGTCGACGGGATTTGGCCTGCGTGATGAGCCGGGATGGAGGCCTTTGCTGGACCTCACCCGCATGAGCGTGGGCACCGGGCACAACCAGGAAGCCGATGTATCCATACGGCACGAAGGCCATGGCCCGCGCCGGCTGCGTGCACGCACCCGTCTCGCCGCCCCCCAAGGCACGGATGGCGAAAGTCTGTGCGTGCTTTTTCTGCAGGACCTGCGCGAGCTGGAAGCGCGCATGCGCACCGAAAAACTGGCCAGCATGGGCCGCATGTCTACCGCCGTCGCCCATGAGATTCGCAATCCCTTGGCCGCGATTGCACAAGCCAATGCGCTTCTGGACGAAGACCTCAGTGACCCTCGGCTCAAAAGGCTCACCGGCATGGTCAGCCAGAATGCCAAACGGTTGGAGAAAATTGTCGAGGACATCCTCAATGTGTCACGCGTACAGCCGCTGGAAGACATACACGCGGCGCCCTTGGTGCATATCAATGAATCGGTGCACCGCATCTGCCACGACTGGGCAATGCAAAACAATGCCCAACAGCAACTGGCCACCCAGTTGCCTGACACAGAGTCAGCCGTGCCGTTCGACGCTGACCATTTGCGCCGGGTACTGATCAACCTGCTGGACAACGCGCGGCGCTATGCGAGTTCCCAGCCGGACGCGATACAAGTTGGCGTCCGCACCACGGAGTCGCAGCAGGCCCGCCTGACGATCTGGAGCGACGGCGCCCCGATGGACCGCTCCGTGGAGCGCCACTTGTTTGAGCCCTTCTTCTCGTCCGAGAGCCGCTCCAGTGGACTGGGCCTGTATATTTGCAGGGAATTGTGTGAAAGCCATGGCGCCACCATCCTCTACCAGCGCAATGTCCGCCCGACCCGCGGACAGGTCGTGGAGGGCAATGAATTTGTCATAGGCTTTGCGAACACACCATCCAACGACACCCAGCCAGCCAACCTCAACACCACCCCATGGCAAACCACGCTGTACTGA
- a CDS encoding sigma-54-dependent transcriptional regulator has product MANHAVLSNAQVLVIDDEPDLRTLYELTLLREGYRVETAGCVQEARQLLASHSFDVVITDMRLPDGMGTDILQDLKTQQRTERCIVITAYGSAENAVESLKAGAFDYQTKPVDLKQFRTVVASAVQDVSPRHAPQKTAAGSRPPETATRSLSGAAALARLAGDSASMRNVKERIAKVARSMAPVMIRGESGTGKELVAGALHANSHRASGPWVAVNCSAIPENLLEAEFFGSKKGAYTGSTQDRPGFFQSASGGTLFLDEIGDLPLAMQSKLLRAIQERCVRAIGAAQEEQVDVRIISATHKDLPAEVSTGKFRQDLYYRLNVIDIFVPPLRERREDLPVLCEALLARIAEESGMPVPDLSEQALQQLSTQLLPGNVRELENLLHRAVALSDGEVLQFDDLQPSNTSPAPLEYTPPPTVRPFSTEISLPTDLQSHLDQQERDILVQTLKETGFNRTVAAQRLGLSLRQIRYRIARLKIDAPLSPGESPDA; this is encoded by the coding sequence ATGGCAAACCACGCTGTACTGAGCAACGCCCAGGTCCTGGTCATCGACGATGAGCCGGATCTGCGCACGCTTTATGAGCTCACCCTGCTGCGGGAAGGCTACCGTGTGGAAACAGCTGGCTGCGTACAGGAGGCCCGGCAACTGCTGGCCTCCCATAGTTTTGACGTGGTGATCACCGACATGCGCCTGCCCGACGGTATGGGCACCGACATCCTGCAGGATCTGAAGACCCAGCAGCGCACTGAGCGCTGTATCGTGATCACGGCCTACGGTTCGGCCGAGAACGCGGTGGAATCCCTCAAGGCGGGCGCTTTTGACTACCAGACCAAACCGGTGGATTTGAAACAATTTCGCACTGTGGTGGCATCCGCGGTACAGGATGTCTCACCGCGCCATGCCCCCCAAAAGACTGCGGCCGGCTCACGTCCGCCCGAAACGGCAACACGCTCACTCAGCGGAGCCGCAGCGCTGGCACGTCTGGCCGGTGATTCCGCCAGCATGCGCAACGTCAAGGAACGCATCGCCAAAGTAGCGCGCAGCATGGCCCCGGTCATGATCCGCGGTGAATCCGGCACCGGCAAGGAGCTGGTCGCCGGCGCTCTGCATGCCAACAGCCACCGCGCCAGCGGCCCTTGGGTGGCCGTGAATTGCAGCGCCATCCCGGAAAACCTGCTGGAAGCCGAGTTTTTTGGCTCCAAAAAAGGCGCCTACACCGGATCTACCCAGGACCGGCCAGGGTTCTTTCAGAGCGCCAGCGGTGGCACGCTGTTTCTCGACGAAATCGGCGATCTGCCACTGGCCATGCAATCCAAGCTTTTGCGCGCCATCCAGGAGCGCTGTGTGCGCGCGATTGGCGCCGCCCAGGAAGAGCAGGTGGATGTGCGCATCATCAGCGCCACCCACAAAGACCTGCCTGCCGAAGTCAGCACCGGGAAATTCCGCCAGGACCTGTATTACAGGCTCAATGTGATCGATATTTTCGTGCCGCCCTTGCGGGAGCGCCGCGAAGACCTGCCCGTACTCTGCGAAGCCCTGTTGGCCCGGATTGCAGAGGAATCCGGCATGCCCGTACCCGACCTGTCCGAACAAGCACTGCAGCAACTGTCTACGCAACTCTTGCCCGGCAATGTGCGGGAGTTGGAGAACCTGCTGCACCGTGCCGTGGCCCTATCTGACGGTGAGGTACTGCAGTTCGACGACTTGCAGCCTTCCAATACCAGTCCCGCCCCTCTCGAATACACGCCCCCCCCCACAGTCCGCCCCTTCTCTACGGAAATTTCACTGCCAACCGATTTGCAAAGCCATCTGGACCAGCAGGAGCGCGACATTCTGGTTCAAACGCTCAAGGAAACCGGATTCAACCGGACAGTGGCGGCCCAGCGTCTGGGCCTAAGCCTGCGCCAGATCCGCTACCGCATTGCGCGGTTGAAGATAGATGCCCCCCTTTCCCCTGGCGAAAGCCCCGATGCCTGA
- the ampD gene encoding 1,6-anhydro-N-acetylmuramyl-L-alanine amidase AmpD — MPELRETNATSWQKGWYRFARHLPSPNFGARPADAQIDLVVLHSISLPPGVYGGTQVQELFTNQLDWSQHPYFKSIEGLQVSAHFYIQRGGEIWQFVSCDDRAWHAGTSHYRGRDNCNDDSIGIELEGLEGDTFTPAQYEALQALCPALVQHYPIAHLAGHEHIAPGRKADPGPGLDWALLQHTLGLAPQCFPDSVKKIC, encoded by the coding sequence ATGCCTGAACTGCGTGAAACCAACGCCACCAGTTGGCAAAAGGGCTGGTACCGTTTTGCACGCCACCTGCCCTCCCCCAACTTCGGCGCACGTCCGGCAGACGCGCAGATCGACCTGGTCGTGCTGCATTCCATCAGCTTGCCTCCTGGTGTGTATGGAGGAACGCAAGTACAAGAGCTGTTTACCAACCAGCTCGATTGGTCACAGCACCCCTACTTCAAAAGCATCGAGGGTTTGCAGGTGTCTGCGCATTTCTATATCCAGCGCGGTGGTGAAATCTGGCAATTTGTCAGTTGTGATGACCGCGCCTGGCATGCAGGCACCTCCCACTACCGGGGCAGAGATAACTGCAATGACGACTCCATCGGCATAGAGCTGGAGGGCTTGGAGGGCGACACGTTTACCCCTGCACAGTACGAGGCGCTGCAGGCCCTGTGCCCAGCGCTGGTGCAGCACTACCCCATCGCCCACCTGGCGGGCCACGAGCACATCGCGCCCGGACGCAAGGCGGACCCCGGACCAGGGCTGGATTGGGCACTTTTGCAACACACCCTGGGGCTTGCCCCTCAGTGTTTCCCCGATAGCGTAAAAAAAATCTGCTGA